One Thiocapsa sp. genomic window, CAGGGCGAGCTGCTTGGAGCGGTAATTGGCGCCGTTGTCCACATAGAGCTTCTGCGGCAAGCCACGGCGCAGGATCGCCTGCGCGAGCACCGGCAGAAAGGTCCGGGTGTTCTCCGAGAGGGCAAAGCGCGCGTACGGGATCACGCGGGTCGCATCGTCGATGAAGGCGATCAGGTAGGTCTTGCGTTTGACGCGCTCCCCGACCACCACGGCCGGACCGTGCATGACGTCGCTCATCCACAGCTCCCCGGCCTGCTCGAAAGCAAACCGGCGCCGGTCCTGCGTCTGACTCGCCGTCTTGGCCGCGTCCATCAGGCCGTGACGGGCAAGCAACCGATGCACGGTCGAGGGCGGCAACGGCAGGTCGGGCGGGACCTCGGGGCGTTGGCGCACCGCGCGGATCACCAACTGCACCGACAGCTGCGGGTTGGCCTCCTTGGCGGCGAGCAGCGCCTCGACCACGCCGGGCGGCAGCCGGCGCGCCTGGCCGCGATCGGCGCGCGGTTTGGGCAGGAGTGCGTCGAAGCCGCCGCGCCGATAGGCCCTGAGCCAATCGCGGATGGTCTCGGCGGCCACCCGGGTGCGGGCGCTGCCGGGGATGGTGTGCTCACGCTCGGCTTTCGCCTGGATCGCCTCATACAGGCCCTTCCGTTCTTTGGGCCACGGCACGAACTCGGCGATCACCCCGTAGCGAAACAGGGCGATGTCGTGCTGAACATCGGTTTGCGGGTCACTCATGGACGCACTCCGCGGCTGACGCAGGCGGTTTGCCTGCGCGGGAGACCCTACGCCTGGCATCCCGGCGGGTCAGGCCCCGCACGGTGTTGGACGCGGGGGAGCGCACCGCCGCCCGGGTGGCGCCGGGGCGCGAATCCGAGCGGCTGGGCAGCGCGTCCAACCACGCCGCGGCGATCCCGCGCAGCGCCACCAAAACCTGCTCCACCTCCAGGTGGTCGGCAAACGCCGTGAGGGTCGGCTCGACCAGCGCGAAAGGCTCGCCCAGGATGCCCTTGATCCGATGCAACGCGCTGTGCACGTCCTGCACGCGCCGTCGCACCCAGCGCAACGCCCGGGTAGCTCGATGTCCAGACGGTGCTGCTTGCACAGCGCTTCCAGACTCGGGGCCTGCTCGGCCGCACTGACCACCGCCTCGACCTCCGCGAGCGTGCCCGAGAGGCGCGCCGCCAGACAGTCGGGGAGCAGACTGAAGGTGCGATGCCCCTCGGGACAGTACCAGCGCGCCACGCGCGTGCCGGGCGGGGAGACCCGCGCATAGGTCCCGTGCCGAGCGAAGTGACACCCGCCTTGCGGATGCAGCGGACAGCGCGGAAGACTTGCATCCAACCAGGCTTGCTGGATAACGTAGTCCGCGCCGGTGAGATGACACTCGAAGCGTAGTTGCACCGGCCATCGGCCCGCACGGTTGCACCCGTGGCGGGCCTTCTCATTTGGAGGAGGGTGAGGCGATTGTGCCGGGGCGACCGCGAGAGTGCACGCCGGTGAAGCGTGCGGGACATCCGCGCTCCGCGCTTACCGCATTACCTCACCGGAAAACGACATCACCGGTGGAAGATTCCCTGCAAAAATGGCCGGTGGTTTGCGGATCAGGATGGGAAACAACACTTCTGTCTACACGACGGTGAGAACCCGGCCTACTCTCCGTTTACTTAGGTGATTTCCGGGAAAGCATCGACCAACATGTAGATACTCTGTTCTGACGCAAGTCCGATTTGCCTCCTATCCATCATTTTTTTCTATCCTCATCGTTGTTTCGGCGGGATGGTCGTTGAGCAGCTGCCAACCCCATCGGACCCACCTTCGATGATGGATGGGGCTTGGCTGCGGGTGGGGCGCGGGCGGACTCCGTGTGGACAACACGTGAATGCCGCAAGCGGGCGTGTGGACAAGCCGGGGACAACCCGCTCCCGGCGGGTTGCCCCCACCTTGACCACACTCATTCACCCGTTGCCCACACTGCGCCGCACTGAAGCCGCTGCTGGCTGCGAGCGTCTGCGACGCGACTGCTGCTGGTTTTTGATCAATGAATGCCCTGCGCCGTGGTGGTTGAACGCGCTCGTCTTGTCGGCGGCTCTTGGACGGCCACGCGCGTGCTGTCGGGCCAACCGAGGAGGGTGCCGTGGCGGACATCGCCGAGGTGCTCATGCCGCGGCCTCGCGAAGCAAGCAGAAGCGGCTGCCGTCGAACGCTTGGCGGTGCTTGAGCATGGCATAGATGGCATGCAGCAATTTGCGCATGACCGCGCAGATGGCCTGAATCTTCTTCAGGCCGCGCGCTTCGATGAGATGCGTGTAGTAGCTGTTGACGTGCGGTTCATGGCGCGCGGCGCTCAGCGCGGGCATGAACAGCGCCTTGCGCAGGTGGGCGTTGCCGGCCTTACTCAGGCGCGGGGGTTTGTTCACGCTGGTGCCCGAGGTGCTCTGGCGCGGATCCAGTCCGGCCAGGGCGACCCATTGCTTGGCACGCATGTCCTCGGGCAGCACCAGCAGCTCACCCATGAGCTGGATGGCGCTGGCGGCGGCGATGCCGGGGATGCCGGTGAGCAGCCGGTAGACCTGCGCAAGCTCCTCGTCGGCGCTGATGCGCGCATCGGCCCAGTCACGCAGGGCATCAATCTGGGCGGTGTACTGGTGGATGCTCAGGCGCACGTCATCCAGCACCACGGCCGGCGTGGTCGTGCTTTGCAGCAGCGCGTGGAGTTGATTCTTCGCCCGCGTGCGATCGACCACCAACGCCTCCAGGCGCCGGGCGCAGGCGCGCAGCTCCAGTGCCTCGGTCGCCGGGCGCCGCCATGGCTCGAACGGCATGCGCCGGGCAAACTGCGCCAGCACCCCGGCATCGACCGCATCGCTCTTGTTGCGCGTC contains:
- a CDS encoding DDE-type integrase/transposase/recombinase; this translates as MSDPQTDVQHDIALFRYGVIAEFVPWPKERKGLYEAIQAKAEREHTIPGSARTRVAAETIRDWLRAYRRGGFDALLPKPRADRGQARRLPPGVVEALLAAKEANPQLSVQLVIRAVRQRPEVPPDLPLPPSTVHRLLARHGLMDAAKTASQTQDRRRFAFEQAGELWMSDVMHGPAVVVGERVKRKTYLIAFIDDATRVIPYARFALSENTRTFLPVLAQAILRRGLPQKLYVDNGANYRSKQLALVCAKLGIALIHARPYQPQGKGKIERWFKTVRAQLLTRLTEADLASLAALNRRLAGWIEGEYHHTPHRGLDGATPLEQWARTGAGVRFPEPGLDLADLFLHEAVRKVQKDRTVSLHGVVYEVDAALVGENITLRYDPDAPPERPIQVCFEGREHDPARPVQTYANCFVKRDRPSRTLAVDGPAPEPAPSTLRLRALPETDADTLEGR
- a CDS encoding IS110 family transposase, with protein sequence MNTAGIDVAHKTLALAVSTEEKLGKVREFANTPSGHAALIKRLARCAGGAGVPGGDRQLSPDLALAIDAAGLALMVLNPKAAKRFAEALQTRNKSDAVDAGVLAQFARRMPFEPWRRPATEALELRACARRLEALVVDRTRAKNQLHALLQSTTTPAVVLDDVRLSIHQYTAQIDALRDWADARISADEELAQVYRLLTGIPGIAAASAIQLMGELLVLPEDMRAKQWVALAGLDPRQSTSGTSVNKPPRLSKAGNAHLRKALFMPALSAARHEPHVNSYYTHLIEARGLKKIQAICAVMRKLLHAIYAMLKHRQAFDGSRFCLLREAAA